The stretch of DNA GATTACAAGCTTTCTCCCACAATTGCTGGTGACGCTCCTGCCATTGAGGCGTAGAACAGACCGTTTCTAACGGATAATCAACCGCACAAGCTTCCTCTAGCAAATGCGTCCCTTCCAACAAAAATATTTGCTGCTCCCGCCGTTCCTTGGAGCGATGTAACTTGCGAATTTGCTTGACCAGAGGATTCTGGAGACTCGTCAACATCAACAAGAATTAGGACTGAGGACTGAGGACTGTAGGACTGAGAAAGTGTCAAAAGGCAAGAAAGAACTTTTTCCCAATCTGGCAAAGGATTGAGTTCTGAGTGTTACTAAGTGACGAAATTCTTTATTAGCGTCTGACTACCCTATCTCGATCGCCACTTTTTTCTACTCAGTCCTCAGTCCTGATACCTCAGTCCTAAAAATGCGGAACCCGGGACTTGAACCCGGAAGTCCTTGCGAACACTAGAACCTGAATCTAGCGCGTCTGCCAATTCCGCCAGTTCCGCTGACGTCTGGATTTATACCACCGATTTACTATCTTGCAACAAACCCTAGAATTTGTCAATACCTTTTATCCGGAAAAGTGAACCGATACAAGGTACAATGCTTCATCGACTGACAATGAAGCGGGATTGCTAATCTAGACATTTAAAATCTTTCCTGTAGAATCAAAACCAAATTTAAAAAAAAGCCACCCTATTCCGTGAAATTTGGAGGACAGACCTATTAACCCCCCTCTCAGCCTGACCGATACTTACTCTCTGCCCGAAGAAGACAAGTCCGTTTTGCACATTTGGGGTAGAGCTTCCTTGCAAGGGCACGTCAAGATTAGCGGCGCAAAGAACGCGGCACTAGCGATCATGGCAGGAGCCTTGCTGTGTCCTGAAGATTGCCGAATCCGTAACGTTCCCTCGCTTGTCGATGTCAAGCGCATGGGTCAAATTCTGTCGTCCCTAGACCTGAAGCTGGAATGGAATGGCGACATTCTCGACATCAACGCTAGCCACATTGGACAATCAAAAGCGCCCTACGAGTTAGTTTCTCAGCTACGAGCTAGTTTCTTTATCGTTGGACCGATGCTGGCGCGACTGGGTGTAGCAAAAGTGCCACTACCTGGCGGTTGTGCTATCGGTGCCAGACCCGTCGATCTTCACGTCCGAGGTTTGCGGGACATGGGGGCAGATGTCCAAATTGATCATGGGATGGTCAATGCCCATGTAACTGGCAGCAATCGAAGATTAAAGGGAGCCAAAATTTATCTGGACTATCCCAGTGTTGGTGCGACAGAGACACTGATGATGGCGGCAACCCTAGCAGAGGGAGAAACAATCCTAGAAAACGCCGCCCAAGAACCAGAAGTCGTGGATCTCGCTAATTTCTGCATTGCAATGGGAGCCAAGATTCGCGGTGCAGGTACCAATACAATTGTGATTTCTGGTGTTCCCAGCTTACATTCTGTAGATTACAGCATCATTCCCGACCGGATTGAGGCGGGGACATTGCTCGTTGCAGGAGCAATTACCCATTCAGAACTAAGTCTGTCCCCAATTATTCCAGACCATCTCACGGCTGTGATTGCCAAGCTGCGGGAAATTGGAGCGACGGTACTCGAAGAAGCGCCCGACTGCCTGCGGATTATCGGAGGACAAACACACACGGCAACAGATATTGAAACATTGCCATATCCTGGATTCCCCACGGATATGCAGGCACAATTTATGGCATTGCTGACCCTCAGTGAAGGGGACAGCGTGATTAGCGAAACGGTTTTTGAAAACCGATTGCGTCATGTGGCAGAGTTGAATCGCATGGGTGCAGATATTCGCGTGAAAGGCAATCATGCAATTGTGCGGGGTGTGCCAATGTTATCGGGGGCACCTGTACTAGCTACTGATTTGCGTGCTTCGGCGGCGTTGGTTTTGGCATCGCTGGCGGCAGAAGGAAAAACAATCATTCGAGGATTGC from Coleofasciculus sp. FACHB-T130 encodes:
- the murA gene encoding UDP-N-acetylglucosamine 1-carboxyvinyltransferase, which translates into the protein MEDRPINPPLSLTDTYSLPEEDKSVLHIWGRASLQGHVKISGAKNAALAIMAGALLCPEDCRIRNVPSLVDVKRMGQILSSLDLKLEWNGDILDINASHIGQSKAPYELVSQLRASFFIVGPMLARLGVAKVPLPGGCAIGARPVDLHVRGLRDMGADVQIDHGMVNAHVTGSNRRLKGAKIYLDYPSVGATETLMMAATLAEGETILENAAQEPEVVDLANFCIAMGAKIRGAGTNTIVISGVPSLHSVDYSIIPDRIEAGTLLVAGAITHSELSLSPIIPDHLTAVIAKLREIGATVLEEAPDCLRIIGGQTHTATDIETLPYPGFPTDMQAQFMALLTLSEGDSVISETVFENRLRHVAELNRMGADIRVKGNHAIVRGVPMLSGAPVLATDLRASAALVLASLAAEGKTIIRGLQHLDRGYEKLEDKLRQLGAKLQRVQDDDSLPVENLKVEGDSLPVEGLKVES